One region of Pogona vitticeps strain Pit_001003342236 chromosome 1, PviZW2.1, whole genome shotgun sequence genomic DNA includes:
- the TPBG gene encoding trophoblast glycoprotein isoform X2, producing the protein MLGCCLWGSAPPTPTGERKGAGWLELLLLLLLILSGWVLTQQPVGCPALCECSKGNRTVECINKNLTKVPPDLPHYVQSLFLMGNHISNLSSRSFLSQPLLELSNLNLSGNRLELVEAEAFARLPNLKQLDLSDSSLLWVSPMAFGNTSSPLEELKLSNSLYNYSFVTILAELLQRGTLQNLKRLDLSNNNLVYLPPGVFSRLPNLQQLDLHNNSLVSLHNVSFGGLHQLQHFDLGNNALKRLRNNTLLQFRSLPWLTSLILSHNTWVCDCGIEDLANWLKESDQVEAKDALMCSDPEEKRNSSLVALDISDLNCPETADDQTQLQTSYVFLGIVLALIGVIFLLVLYLNRKGIKKWMYNIRDACRDHMEGYHYSS; encoded by the exons ATGCTGGGGTGCTGTCTGTGGGGCTCGGCACCCCCCACGCCAactggggaaaggaaaggggctgGGTGGCTGGAATtactgctcctgctcctgctcatcCTCTCAGGCTGGGTTTTGACCCAGCAGCCTGTCGGTTGCCCCGCGTTGTGTGAGTGTTCGAAAGGGAACAGGACGGTGGAGTGCATCAACAAAAATCTGACCAAGGTCCCGCCGGACCTGCCTCACTATGTGCAGAGCCTCTTCCTCATGGGCAACCACATCAGCAACCTCTCTTCCAGGTCTTTCCTCTCCCAGCCCCTGCTGGAACTCAGTAACCTCAACCTGAGTGGCAATCGGCTAGAGCTGGTGGAGGCGGAGGCTTTTGCCAGGTTGCCGAACTTGAAGCAGCTTGATCTCAGTGACAGTTCTCTCCTGTGGGTCAGCCCCATGGCCTTCGGGAACACCAGCAGCCCTCTAGAGGAGCTGAAATTGAGCAACTCCCTTTATAACTACAGCTTTGTCACCATCCTAGCAGAGCTGCTTCAGAGGGGGACACTTCAGAACCTGAAGCGCCTAGACCTGTCCAACAATAATCTGGTTTACCTCCCTCCTGGCGTCTTCTCCAGGCTGCCCAATTTGCAGCAACTGGACCTGCACAACAATTCCTTGGTGAGTTTGCACAATGTGTCCTTCGGGGGCCTTCACCAGCTGCAGCACTTTGACCTTGGCAATAACGCCCTCAAGCGCCTGAGGAACAACACCCTGTTGCAGTTCCGCAGCCTCCCCTGGCTCACCAGCCTCATCCTCAGCCACAACACCTGGGTCTGCGACTGCGGCATTGAGGACTTGGCAAACTGGCTGAAGGAGAGTGACCAGGTGGAGGCCAAAGACGCCCTCATGTGCTCCGATCCTGAGGAGAAGCGGAACAGCTCCTTGGTGGCCCTTGACATATCGGACCTCAACTGCCCAGAGACGGCAGATGACCAGACCCAGTTGCAGACTTCTTATGTTTTCCTCGGGATAGTCTTGGCCCTCATTGGTGTCATTTTCCTCCTGGTTTTATACTTGAACCGAAAAGGGATCAAAAAATGGATGTACAATATCAGGGATGCCTGTAGAGATCACATGGAGGGATACCACTACAG cagCTGA
- the TPBG gene encoding trophoblast glycoprotein isoform X3, which produces MLGCCLWGSAPPTPTGERKGAGWLELLLLLLLILSGWVLTQQPVGCPALCECSKGNRTVECINKNLTKVPPDLPHYVQSLFLMGNHISNLSSRSFLSQPLLELSNLNLSGNRLELVEAEAFARLPNLKQLDLSDSSLLWVSPMAFGNTSSPLEELKLSNSLYNYSFVTILAELLQRGTLQNLKRLDLSNNNLVYLPPGVFSRLPNLQQLDLHNNSLVSLHNVSFGGLHQLQHFDLGNNALKRLRNNTLLQFRSLPWLTSLILSHNTWVCDCGIEDLANWLKESDQVEAKDALMCSDPEEKRNSSLVALDISDLNCPETADDQTQLQTSYVFLGIVLALIGVIFLLVLYLNRKGIKKWMYNIRDACRDHMEGYHYS; this is translated from the exons ATGCTGGGGTGCTGTCTGTGGGGCTCGGCACCCCCCACGCCAactggggaaaggaaaggggctgGGTGGCTGGAATtactgctcctgctcctgctcatcCTCTCAGGCTGGGTTTTGACCCAGCAGCCTGTCGGTTGCCCCGCGTTGTGTGAGTGTTCGAAAGGGAACAGGACGGTGGAGTGCATCAACAAAAATCTGACCAAGGTCCCGCCGGACCTGCCTCACTATGTGCAGAGCCTCTTCCTCATGGGCAACCACATCAGCAACCTCTCTTCCAGGTCTTTCCTCTCCCAGCCCCTGCTGGAACTCAGTAACCTCAACCTGAGTGGCAATCGGCTAGAGCTGGTGGAGGCGGAGGCTTTTGCCAGGTTGCCGAACTTGAAGCAGCTTGATCTCAGTGACAGTTCTCTCCTGTGGGTCAGCCCCATGGCCTTCGGGAACACCAGCAGCCCTCTAGAGGAGCTGAAATTGAGCAACTCCCTTTATAACTACAGCTTTGTCACCATCCTAGCAGAGCTGCTTCAGAGGGGGACACTTCAGAACCTGAAGCGCCTAGACCTGTCCAACAATAATCTGGTTTACCTCCCTCCTGGCGTCTTCTCCAGGCTGCCCAATTTGCAGCAACTGGACCTGCACAACAATTCCTTGGTGAGTTTGCACAATGTGTCCTTCGGGGGCCTTCACCAGCTGCAGCACTTTGACCTTGGCAATAACGCCCTCAAGCGCCTGAGGAACAACACCCTGTTGCAGTTCCGCAGCCTCCCCTGGCTCACCAGCCTCATCCTCAGCCACAACACCTGGGTCTGCGACTGCGGCATTGAGGACTTGGCAAACTGGCTGAAGGAGAGTGACCAGGTGGAGGCCAAAGACGCCCTCATGTGCTCCGATCCTGAGGAGAAGCGGAACAGCTCCTTGGTGGCCCTTGACATATCGGACCTCAACTGCCCAGAGACGGCAGATGACCAGACCCAGTTGCAGACTTCTTATGTTTTCCTCGGGATAGTCTTGGCCCTCATTGGTGTCATTTTCCTCCTGGTTTTATACTTGAACCGAAAAGGGATCAAAAAATGGATGTACAATATCAGGGATGCCTGTAGAGATCACATGGAGGGATACCACTACAG CTGA
- the TPBG gene encoding trophoblast glycoprotein isoform X1: MLGCCLWGSAPPTPTGERKGAGWLELLLLLLLILSGWVLTQQPVGCPALCECSKGNRTVECINKNLTKVPPDLPHYVQSLFLMGNHISNLSSRSFLSQPLLELSNLNLSGNRLELVEAEAFARLPNLKQLDLSDSSLLWVSPMAFGNTSSPLEELKLSNSLYNYSFVTILAELLQRGTLQNLKRLDLSNNNLVYLPPGVFSRLPNLQQLDLHNNSLVSLHNVSFGGLHQLQHFDLGNNALKRLRNNTLLQFRSLPWLTSLILSHNTWVCDCGIEDLANWLKESDQVEAKDALMCSDPEEKRNSSLVALDISDLNCPETADDQTQLQTSYVFLGIVLALIGVIFLLVLYLNRKGIKKWMYNIRDACRDHMEGYHYRYEINADPRLTHLSSNSDV; encoded by the coding sequence ATGCTGGGGTGCTGTCTGTGGGGCTCGGCACCCCCCACGCCAactggggaaaggaaaggggctgGGTGGCTGGAATtactgctcctgctcctgctcatcCTCTCAGGCTGGGTTTTGACCCAGCAGCCTGTCGGTTGCCCCGCGTTGTGTGAGTGTTCGAAAGGGAACAGGACGGTGGAGTGCATCAACAAAAATCTGACCAAGGTCCCGCCGGACCTGCCTCACTATGTGCAGAGCCTCTTCCTCATGGGCAACCACATCAGCAACCTCTCTTCCAGGTCTTTCCTCTCCCAGCCCCTGCTGGAACTCAGTAACCTCAACCTGAGTGGCAATCGGCTAGAGCTGGTGGAGGCGGAGGCTTTTGCCAGGTTGCCGAACTTGAAGCAGCTTGATCTCAGTGACAGTTCTCTCCTGTGGGTCAGCCCCATGGCCTTCGGGAACACCAGCAGCCCTCTAGAGGAGCTGAAATTGAGCAACTCCCTTTATAACTACAGCTTTGTCACCATCCTAGCAGAGCTGCTTCAGAGGGGGACACTTCAGAACCTGAAGCGCCTAGACCTGTCCAACAATAATCTGGTTTACCTCCCTCCTGGCGTCTTCTCCAGGCTGCCCAATTTGCAGCAACTGGACCTGCACAACAATTCCTTGGTGAGTTTGCACAATGTGTCCTTCGGGGGCCTTCACCAGCTGCAGCACTTTGACCTTGGCAATAACGCCCTCAAGCGCCTGAGGAACAACACCCTGTTGCAGTTCCGCAGCCTCCCCTGGCTCACCAGCCTCATCCTCAGCCACAACACCTGGGTCTGCGACTGCGGCATTGAGGACTTGGCAAACTGGCTGAAGGAGAGTGACCAGGTGGAGGCCAAAGACGCCCTCATGTGCTCCGATCCTGAGGAGAAGCGGAACAGCTCCTTGGTGGCCCTTGACATATCGGACCTCAACTGCCCAGAGACGGCAGATGACCAGACCCAGTTGCAGACTTCTTATGTTTTCCTCGGGATAGTCTTGGCCCTCATTGGTGTCATTTTCCTCCTGGTTTTATACTTGAACCGAAAAGGGATCAAAAAATGGATGTACAATATCAGGGATGCCTGTAGAGATCACATGGAGGGATACCACTACAGGTATGAGATCAACGCTGATCCCCGGCTGACGCACCTCAGCTCCAATTCTGATGTCTGA